The DNA window caaccatccctaactccGGTTCTAGAGGTTCCGACGCCCTCTTTGGCCGCCAAAGGCACTACGCATGCGCAAAGGAACTACGCATGCgtatactacacatacacacatacgcaagcaaaacatgcatacacataaaatgaaataaataaatctaaacaaacaTCAAAAACCCCAGGAGAATGATGCAGTGGAATTATGGGAGAGAATAACTGGGGGGTGGGAGCAGATTCCTTTGCCTGAGATGTCACAAGGCAGGCTTTAGGGAAGAGGTCGCTGTCACCTGAGACCTGAAGGATAGGCTGGATGGAAGTAGTCACAGGAGAATCAGAAAGAAGAGCGTTCTCACTGGGAGGGGCTGGAAAGGCAGGAAGCTCTGAGTGAGGAAGGAATCTGGTGTGTTGCAGGAAGCAGACAGCAGATGGCCAGAGCCCAGCTCCGGGGAGGGCCAGGGAAGAGAGTGTGTGTCCTTCACCAAGATCTTATTTGAAAAGCAGAGTGCAACAGATGTGGTGCAGGATTTCAAGAAGAGGTCACATGGCTTTAAGGCGCATCCTGCATCTGAGGacaggtggcttataagagagaagagaggaggaaatcTGAGACACAGATACAGCAGAGGTCACACAGAGATGGTGACAAAGATCGGAGGAGGCATCCTCAAGCAACTGACTGCCAAACGTTTATGATCCCCGAccagaagctgggggaggggaggtcaaGGGAAGATCACAGAGGTGCAGACAGCAACTAACAGAACACAGACAGGTTTTCCTTTAGCCCTCTGGAGGGGCTCAGGTTATCAACAGCTTAACTTTGGAGTCCTAATTCTGATGTTCAGGACTGTGAGAAAGTACATttcctttatctatctatctatctatctatctatctatctatctatctatctatctatctatgtatctatctatctatctatctatctatctatctatctatgtatctatctatctatctatctatctatctattatctatttatttatatttatacttatgtgcttatttatgtatttatttataggcAGGGTCTTCAACTTTTTCACGGGCTCACTATGCCTTTTTGTTTGGACTCactagtagcccaggctagccttgaatttacatTGACCTTCCATTTCACATTGAGTGCTGGGACGACAGGCAGGCGCTGCGCACCCAGCTCATTGGTATTGTTTTAAGCCACTAAGCCTGTGGCAATGTGTCTGGAAACCCTAATAAGAGAGGTGAGACATTTTGCCAAGAGTAGACCCAGCCAGCCAACTACCCACCAGTCTACCCACCCTTTGGTTACTGTGTAAAGAATGAACCCTATCAAGGATGGGAGGAAGGCAGACAAGAGGCTACTGTAGTAGGACGCACATAGTGGCTGAGTGACCTACCAACACGGGAAAGGAGAACATAAAGATGACAAGGCCAAGGAAATTGTCAGGAACAGGCTGGGGAGGGCACTGAGTTGTCCTTGCAGAACTTCCAAGGCATCCCCAGGATTCTCCTAAGGCAGACAGGTGAATTTAAGGGGAATTTCTGGGAGCTAGTTGAAACAGACAGGTAGCGAGCAGTTAAGACAGAAGGCCAGGAAGTGTTCCACCTCCCTAGTCAGAGGCAACCTGAGACATTGCTTGGGTCTGGGTGGATATCACGCAGAGCCTCCTCCTGGGCTTGGAAGTGTCCCTGATGTCCTACCCTTCTCTCTACACACAGACTCTTTCTCTTCAGGACCCCAACAGCAGCAGCACCCTGTTCCCCTTCAGTTCACATTGCCAACGTTAGTCACTGAGATATGGCCAATCCTGGCTCACTGCATGCATACCCAGAAGCTGACCCAGTCAGCTAGAAGCAGACCAGAACACAACAGAGACAGGGCAGTCTCTCCTCAGTCAGCACTGGGTGGGGAGTGGCGGTGGGTGGTGGGTAGAGGGCGCTGTTGACTTTGCTTCTGCATACAGAGCTGATAGGGGCAGCTCTGGTCCTGATACAGCATAAACCATCAGGGCCACCTACCATGGAGACTGCTTTCTCATTCTGGATCTCACTGGTGATCTCTCCCGCAGCATGGTCAGCCCCTGGGCTACAGCTTGGCTCCAGAGGCGCCTCCTCCTTTTGCTTTGTATCCGGCTCTGCGATAGTAGTACcttctgcttttccagaagaggTTTGTGGGGCTTTCTCCCTGACCACTCCCTCCTCCTCAGGCATATTTGCGTCTGGGCTTTTCTGTCCGAGCCTATCTTCATCTGCTACCCTCTCCTCAGAGGCTGTCCCTTCAGTGGCCTTCCCAGTGTCTGTATGCTCTCCCGGGGTTGTCTCTTCCCGTGGGCTTCCGCACCCATTCTCAGCCTCTGGGCTGCCGGTTTGCGATGGCGCCTGGACCTCTGGATGACCCTGACTAGCTGTGTCTGGATTCTGTCCAACCTTCTCTCCAGCATTCGCCTCCTCTGGGGTCCTGACCAGCTCCTCTGGCTTCTCTGTGCTGTTACACGTGTTCCTTCTCCGTGGCTTTTCTGCAGACCACGGAGTTCCCTCCACCCCGTCTGCCATAGCCTCCTGGTTGAGTTGAGGGGACCCGGGGTCCTTGCTCTTGCTAGCAAACACGTCATCCCCATTCTCTTCCCTGGCACCGTTTTCCTGAGATGGCTCCACAGCCCTGTAATCTCTAAAATCCCCACAGTCCGACTGAGACCTTCGGAATCGCCGCGAGGGAGGACGTCTTTTTATTGAGCCTCTAGTCCGCACCTGGAAGAAGATATGAAGGAACattatcttaaaaattaaaaaggtaccccggagctcttgactctagctgcatatgtatcaaaagatggcctagttggccatcaacggaaagagaggcccattggacttgcaaactttatatgccccagtacaggggaacgccagggccaaaaagtgggagtggatgggtaggggagtgggggggagggtatgggggacttttgggatagcattggaaatgtaaatgaggaaaatacctaataaaaaaatataaaaaaaatttaaaaggccaGGTGGAGGGCTATGtattctgggaaaaaaaacaaaacactacagGCTCCTTTAATTTCCTAGGAGGGTGTAAAGTTCTTTGCTGTTCATTACAAATCAgaatctagagcagtggttctcaacctctgagtCACGACCCCCACAGGGATCACATAGCCGATATTTACcttatgattcctaacagtagcaaatttatagttataaagtagcaacaaaataatttatggtcaccacaccatgagaaACTGTCTTAAAGGGTCGCagtcttaggaaggttgagaatctcATTGGAGGTTTGTAGAATGacttggtgagctgcagattttTGTCTCAGGAAGATGGCAATGCTTTGCTTGTGTTAACAATGTGCGGAGGCAGTTCAGTGAGCAAAGCGTTTGCAGAGGAAGAGTGAGCGTCTGAGTTTGGGTCCTTAGGACCCGTGTGAAAGACAAGGAGAGTGAGCTTGGAGAGAgcgtgaaagaacctagtggggaaacccccactcaatttctgTTCGgagcacccaagaatcacgaacagacgaccatcttgatgtaaaagcatgaggtagtttaatgacagagctccgggcTGACACATAtctcccacaggagacagaggtgttgaccacatggtggagccataatggcggagctccggttcgaaacgtatctcacgcaggagacagtggtttcgaccccgaggcttggaagctaggggtttttatagaaaaggggtggggctgggggaggaattggcgaggttttacatgattggtccatttaaacatcaacagactgtcagaagggcgggagatagggaggcactaggccagtcaggacatgtaat is part of the Mus musculus strain C57BL/6J chromosome 1, GRCm38.p6 C57BL/6J genome and encodes:
- the Rcsd1 gene encoding capZ-interacting protein isoform X1 → MLLSSMNRGCPDFMVYKERPSETNSNVDSSAQPSVAQLAGRFREHAAVARETPASKPTRRKPPCSLPLFPPKVELGQNGEEKSPSGASHPPKIKVKSSPLIEKLQANLAFDPAALLPGASPKSPGLKAIVSPFHSPPSTPSSPGIRSHPSEAEEVPVSFDQPPEGTHLPSYNKVRTRGSIKRRPPSRRFRRSQSDCGDFRDYRAVEPSQENGAREENGDDVFASKSKDPGSPQLNQEAMADGVEGTPWSAEKPRRRNTCNSTEKPEELVRTPEEANAGEKVGQNPDTASQGHPEVQAPSQTGSPEAENGCGSPREETTPGEHTDTGKATEGTASEERVADEDRLGQKSPDANMPEEEGVVREKAPQTSSGKAEGTTIAEPDTKQKEEAPLEPSCSPGADHAAGEITSEIQNEKAVSMDDIPIEDTRM
- the Rcsd1 gene encoding capZ-interacting protein isoform X3; protein product: MEERPSETNSNVDSSAQPSVAQLAGRFREHAAVARETPASKPTRRKPPCSLPLFPPKVELGQNGEEKSPSGASHPPKIKVKSSPLIEKLQANLAFDPAALLPGASPKSPGLKAIVSPFHSPPSTPSSPGIRSHPSEAEEVPVSFDQPPEGTHLPSYNKVRTRGSIKRRPPSRRFRRSQSDCGDFRDYRAVEPSQENGAREENGDDVFASKSKDPGSPQLNQEAMADGVEGTPWSAEKPRRRNTCNSTEKPEELVRTPEEANAGEKVGQNPDTASQGHPEVQAPSQTGSPEAENGCGSPREETTPGEHTDTGKATEGTASEERVADEDRLGQKSPDANMPEEEGVVREKAPQTSSGKAEGTTIAEPDTKQKEEAPLEPSCSPGADHAAGEITSEIQNEKAVSMDDIPIEDTRM
- the Rcsd1 gene encoding capZ-interacting protein isoform X2, with the translated sequence MLKREWMNHPPEEERPSETNSNVDSSAQPSVAQLAGRFREHAAVARETPASKPTRRKPPCSLPLFPPKVELGQNGEEKSPSGASHPPKIKVKSSPLIEKLQANLAFDPAALLPGASPKSPGLKAIVSPFHSPPSTPSSPGIRSHPSEAEEVPVSFDQPPEGTHLPSYNKVRTRGSIKRRPPSRRFRRSQSDCGDFRDYRAVEPSQENGAREENGDDVFASKSKDPGSPQLNQEAMADGVEGTPWSAEKPRRRNTCNSTEKPEELVRTPEEANAGEKVGQNPDTASQGHPEVQAPSQTGSPEAENGCGSPREETTPGEHTDTGKATEGTASEERVADEDRLGQKSPDANMPEEEGVVREKAPQTSSGKAEGTTIAEPDTKQKEEAPLEPSCSPGADHAAGEITSEIQNEKAVSMDDIPIEDTRM
- the Rcsd1 gene encoding capZ-interacting protein isoform b (isoform b is encoded by transcript variant 2) — its product is MEERPSETNSNVDSSAQPSVAQLAGRFREHAAVAREKSPSGASHPPKIKVKSSPLIEKLQANLAFDPAALLPGASPKSPGLKAIVSPFHSPPSTPSSPGIRSHPSEAEEVPVSFDQPPEGTHLPSYNKVRTRGSIKRRPPSRRFRRSQSDCGDFRDYRAVEPSQENGAREENGDDVFASKSKDPGSPQLNQEAMADGVEGTPWSAEKPRRRNTCNSTEKPEELVRTPEEANAGEKVGQNPDTASQGHPEVQAPSQTGSPEAENGCGSPREETTPGEHTDTGKATEGTASEERVADEDRLGQKSPDANMPEEEGVVREKAPQTSSGKAEGTTIAEPDTKQKEEAPLEPSCSPGADHAAGEITSEIQNEKAVSMDDIPIEDTRM
- the Rcsd1 gene encoding capZ-interacting protein isoform X4; translation: MLLSSMNRGCPDFMVYKERPSETNSNVDSSAQPSVAQLAGRFREHAAVAREKSPSGASHPPKIKVKSSPLIEKLQANLAFDPAALLPGASPKSPGLKAIVSPFHSPPSTPSSPGIRSHPSEAEEVPVSFDQPPEGTHLPSYNKVRTRGSIKRRPPSRRFRRSQSDCGDFRDYRAVEPSQENGAREENGDDVFASKSKDPGSPQLNQEAMADGVEGTPWSAEKPRRRNTCNSTEKPEELVRTPEEANAGEKVGQNPDTASQGHPEVQAPSQTGSPEAENGCGSPREETTPGEHTDTGKATEGTASEERVADEDRLGQKSPDANMPEEEGVVREKAPQTSSGKAEGTTIAEPDTKQKEEAPLEPSCSPGADHAAGEITSEIQNEKAVSMDDIPIEDTRM